One window of Brassica oleracea var. oleracea cultivar TO1000 unplaced genomic scaffold, BOL UnpScaffold01229, whole genome shotgun sequence genomic DNA carries:
- the LOC106321106 gene encoding uncharacterized protein LOC106321106 translates to MDLKDSSHANVKCEEELHDTSAVSSEKMPLEPDPRWPYLKKWSVTASPSPQLPRSVPPLLKSKTPEPEEDVPQPLMNSSCSSESGEEIITSSKEMVSLIHKHSQVTVQDPKNAREGMIDPQQMLQPDSNLSPTTSSPSPSLGAWMIPLKMYEPSPFIKAASQEYPWAAKMKSVCNLNRVTVPEYLEDGTPKVTVPSDVILQGIQNQKEYVVGQFYRCSAPAGGESSYLFHIPDDGTRKFVIQRGIWHGDDCLMFVSAWSPAETITLPEIKTIPVWLSLKNIPNQLYSFEGIKWIASGIGESMLTYKPWLDPTLMGEAKILVEVKLHRPFAQRLAIEDESGSVSMVDVVYSWLPSKCARCGQRGHKASGCLEQPLDPTRSTKTSSLVSRDVESSVTLANEANNMVRDKEDRDATVTVSHPPTPSVEATSDPILVLVATINNPIDKITIVEDELRMEAKQDTTFSLKGKVEQSSPNTNSEHLSTHSITCNTTSNSHTPLVSSKETPYSSNHVSTNSTPADCSIRMSLSSSNLLTNRFSSLKFSDDEDETLISSDELDPKEYLSPQDKVFLRERPVKPSTKAKEMQLHSVARGRGNRNRGNRGRNRGGRG, encoded by the exons ATGGATTTAAAGGATTCTTCTCACGCTAATGTTAAGTGTGAAGAGGAACTCCATGATACTAGTGCTGTCTCCTCTGAAAAAATGCCTCTAGAGCCAGATCCCCGCTGGCCGTATCTAAAGAAGTGGTCGGTGACTGCCTCTCCTTCTCCTCAACTTCCGCGGTCCGTTCCTCCTCTTCTGAAATCAAAAACTCCTGAACCGGAAGAGGATGTACCGCAGCCGTTAATGAACTCCTCTTGTTCTTCGGAATCGGGAGAGGAAATCATCACTTCCTCTAAAGAGATGGTCTCCTTGATACATAAACATTCGCAGGTGACGGTTCAAGACCCTAAGAATGCTCGGGAGGGTATGATTGATCCTCAACAAATGTTACAACCTGACTCCAACTTATCTCCAACTACATCCTCGCCTTCTCCATCTCTAGGAGCCTGGATGATTCCGCTTAAGATG TATGAGCCTAGTCCTTTTATCAAGGCTGCTTCACAAGAATATCCATGGGCAGCAAAGATGAAATCAGTCTGCAATCTCAACAGGGTTACTGTCCCTGAATACTTGGAGGATGGAACCCCTAAGGTAACTGTTCCAAGTGATGTAATTCTTCAAGGAATTCAGAATCAAAAAGAATATGTGGTTGGTCAGTTCTACCGTTGCTCTGCGCCTGCTGGAG GAGAATCATCATACTTGTTTCATATTCCGGATGATGGTACTCGCAAGTTTGTTATCCAAAGGGGGATATGGCATGGTGATGACTGCTTGATGTTTGTTTCTGCTTGGTCTCCGGCTGAAACAATTACTTTACCAGAAATCAAGACTATCCCAGTTTGGTTGTCTCTCAAGAACATACCAAATCAACTCTACTCTTTTGAAGGAATCAAATGGATCGCTTCAGGTATTGGTGAGTCGATGCTTACGTACAAACCTTGGCTTGATCCTACTTTAATGGGAGAAGCAAAAATTTTGGTTGAGGTCAAGTTACATAGGCCTTTTGCTCAGAGACTAGCTATTGAGGATGAGAGTGGGTCTGTCTCAATGGTTGATGTTGTGTACTCTTGGCTGCCTTCGAAGTGTGCAAGATGTGGTCAGCGGGGCCATAAAGCGTCAGGATGTTTGGAACAGCCGCTTGATCCAACTAGGAGCACCAAGACATCATCTCTAGTATCAAGAGATGTTGAATCAAGTGTTACTTTAGCAAATGAAGCAAATAATATGGTTAGGGACAAAGAGGACAGAGATGCTACTGTAACTGTCTCACACCCTCCAACTCCAAGTGTGGAAGCTACTTCTGATCCAATCCTGGTTCTAGTAGCTACCATAAACAACCCTATTGATAAGATCACCATTGTTGAGGATGAATTAAGGATGGAAGCAAAGCAAGATACCACATTCTCACTAAAAGGAAAGGTTGAACAGAGCTCTCCAAATACTAACTCCGAACACTTGTCTACACACTCAATCACATGTAATACTACAAGCAACTCTCACACACCTTTGGTTTCTTCAAAAGAAACTCCATATTCTTCCAATCATGTCTCTACCAATTCTACTCCAGCTGATTGTTCAATCCGCATGAGCTTATCAAGCTCTAATTTACTCACCAATCGATTTAGCTCTTTAAAATTTtcggatgatgaagatgaaactTTAATTTCATCTGACGAGCTGGACCCAAAGGAATATTTGTCTCCTCAAGATAAAGTTTTTCTTCGGGAAAGGCCTGTTAAACCCTCTACAAAGGCTAAGGAGATGCAGTTGCATTCCGTAGCTCGTGGACGTGGTAACCGTAACCGTGGTAATCGTGGTCGTAATAGAGGTGGTCGTGGCTAA